In the Leptospira limi genome, one interval contains:
- a CDS encoding D-sedoheptulose 7-phosphate isomerase: protein MEHSTIIQSQIEESIRVKEQLLPSLLPNISASGKLLVDSLRNDGTLFFCGNGGSSCDASHIAAELVVRYKSGNERKAIPAIALNSDQAVLTACSNDYGYEFLFQRQIQAFGKPKDVFVGLTTSGNSQNIILAVEEAKKIGMKVVLLLGGDGGKLKGKADVEMIVPSKVTARIQESHILIGHILCSIIEKELFGLD, encoded by the coding sequence ATGGAGCATAGTACAATCATCCAATCCCAAATTGAAGAATCCATACGAGTCAAAGAACAACTCCTTCCTTCTTTATTACCAAATATTTCCGCTTCAGGAAAACTGTTAGTGGACTCATTACGAAATGATGGAACTTTGTTTTTTTGTGGTAATGGTGGATCTAGTTGTGATGCATCTCATATTGCAGCTGAATTGGTTGTACGTTACAAATCAGGGAATGAAAGGAAAGCAATTCCTGCCATTGCTCTGAACAGTGACCAAGCAGTGTTAACAGCTTGTTCCAATGATTATGGATATGAATTTTTGTTCCAAAGACAAATCCAGGCGTTTGGAAAACCGAAAGATGTATTTGTTGGCTTAACAACTTCTGGAAATTCGCAAAACATCATTTTGGCGGTAGAAGAAGCCAAAAAAATTGGAATGAAAGTTGTATTACTCCTTGGTGGAGACGGTGGAAAGCTAAAAGGAAAAGCAGATGTGGAAATGATTGTTCCTTCTAAAGTTACTGCAAGGATTCAAGAATCTCACATTCTCATTGGGCATATACTTTGTAGTATCATAGAGAAGGAATTGTTTGGACTCGACTAA
- a CDS encoding MotA/TolQ/ExbB proton channel family protein, translating into MSFPFAKSDSIISSVPPQTIPILIIFVSIVGFTIIVERLVYYWRLKSIPQDHFRRVRELAREGKWDDAKDVLTQDVQSPAAILLRMAFDLKRRGVSFWEEDIKQEGFRQIYLMERYLTGLGTIATIAPLLGVLGTVIGIVRSFAEGAGTQGAEVGISEALITTAMGLGIAIPAYIFYNVFSRMKEEKITEMENVTDLVLPHLNKR; encoded by the coding sequence ATGTCTTTTCCTTTCGCTAAATCAGATTCAATCATTTCATCGGTTCCTCCACAAACCATTCCCATTTTGATCATTTTTGTATCCATCGTTGGTTTTACCATCATCGTGGAACGACTTGTGTATTATTGGAGATTAAAAAGTATCCCACAAGATCACTTCCGTCGTGTAAGAGAACTTGCCAGAGAAGGCAAGTGGGATGATGCTAAAGATGTCCTTACACAAGACGTACAATCTCCAGCAGCCATCTTACTCCGAATGGCCTTTGACTTAAAACGCCGCGGTGTTTCGTTTTGGGAAGAGGATATCAAACAAGAAGGTTTCCGACAAATTTATTTGATGGAACGTTACCTCACTGGACTTGGGACCATCGCAACCATTGCACCGTTGTTAGGAGTTCTTGGAACTGTGATTGGTATCGTAAGGTCCTTTGCCGAAGGTGCGGGAACACAAGGTGCCGAAGTGGGTATCTCGGAAGCACTCATCACGACTGCAATGGGACTTGGAATTGCCATTCCTGCTTATATTTTTTATAATGTTTTTTCTAGGATGAAAGAAGAGAAAATTACGGAAATGGAAAACGTAACAGATTTAGTTCTTCCTCATTTGAACAAACGATAA
- a CDS encoding FHA domain-containing protein produces MGNNSRKHLFYFNRVVFLFFFVLPLSLFPEGQVSFRSIDLRSYPDVKLRLHVNGNLNTGGYTLQEQLGNTVRLTKDIHLSQLETKNPLYLNISIPSYTNAEDRRWLLHLVQQLVKISEQSGGHSKLHIQSDQTFHVFERIRSQVLDVTFPFPKENNLQFPIRNWERFVDSIPTNKTKEDHILLLVSFANEWPDRFEIPEFARQINDKNLRLIVLSPNSLEANKLVSYTKGNFYPISKSESFEFLFSELKATMSPDWVISYSSPWNLSLWKENDVFGTLTSVTNGVRFEYQYQISPFQTLYLKISDPFVFFPVSLFLILLCIASLYYLRGFEPIQNERRNGIEKTAILVPEGENLERKEELAVYDRMYGETLEKAAKDREIALATKEKEILPGVSYTYAVIQVREGGQMYEPIPLEWDEMTIGNFESNHIVLHDPNVSGFHAKIKNRRGKYILFDCLSHSGVYLNGKKLLRPKVLHNLDEIQLGKTILTFRGRY; encoded by the coding sequence ATGGGAAACAACTCAAGGAAGCATCTGTTTTATTTCAATAGGGTTGTTTTCCTTTTTTTCTTTGTTTTGCCCTTATCCCTATTTCCAGAGGGCCAAGTATCCTTTCGGTCCATTGACCTTCGGTCGTATCCAGATGTAAAACTCCGTTTGCATGTAAATGGAAATTTAAATACTGGTGGTTATACCCTCCAAGAACAATTGGGGAATACGGTAAGGCTCACTAAAGACATCCACTTATCCCAACTTGAAACTAAAAACCCACTCTATCTAAATATTTCCATTCCTAGTTATACTAATGCGGAAGACAGAAGGTGGTTACTCCACCTTGTCCAACAACTTGTCAAAATATCGGAACAAAGTGGTGGCCATTCTAAACTCCATATCCAGTCGGACCAAACATTTCATGTGTTTGAAAGGATTCGTTCCCAAGTTTTGGATGTTACGTTTCCCTTCCCAAAGGAAAATAACCTACAGTTTCCGATTCGCAATTGGGAACGATTTGTTGATTCGATTCCAACGAATAAAACCAAAGAGGACCATATCTTACTGCTCGTGAGTTTTGCAAATGAATGGCCAGATCGATTTGAAATTCCAGAGTTTGCTCGGCAGATCAATGACAAAAACTTACGCTTGATTGTGCTTTCACCCAATTCCTTGGAAGCCAATAAACTTGTGAGTTATACAAAGGGAAATTTTTATCCAATTTCAAAGTCGGAGAGTTTTGAATTTTTATTTTCTGAACTAAAAGCAACGATGAGTCCTGATTGGGTGATTTCTTATTCTTCTCCATGGAATTTATCATTGTGGAAAGAGAATGACGTTTTTGGGACTTTAACGTCTGTTACAAATGGTGTTCGGTTTGAATACCAATATCAAATTTCTCCTTTCCAAACCTTATATCTCAAAATTTCGGATCCATTTGTTTTTTTCCCCGTGAGTCTCTTTCTTATTTTACTATGTATTGCTTCCCTTTATTATTTAAGAGGATTTGAACCGATTCAGAATGAACGAAGGAATGGAATCGAAAAAACTGCGATCCTAGTCCCTGAAGGTGAGAACCTGGAACGAAAAGAGGAACTTGCCGTTTATGATCGTATGTATGGAGAAACCTTGGAGAAGGCTGCAAAGGATAGAGAAATTGCTCTTGCGACCAAAGAAAAGGAAATTTTGCCAGGAGTATCCTACACTTATGCTGTCATCCAAGTAAGGGAAGGGGGCCAAATGTATGAACCAATCCCTTTAGAATGGGATGAGATGACAATTGGTAATTTTGAATCCAATCATATTGTCTTACATGATCCAAATGTTTCTGGTTTCCATGCAAAGATAAAAAACCGAAGGGGAAAATATATATTGTTTGATTGTCTTTCCCACTCGGGTGTATACTTAAACGGCAAAAAATTATTACGCCCAAAAGTTCTGCACAATTTGGATGAAATTCAATTGGGTAAAACCATCCTTACGTTTCGAGGGAGATACTAA
- a CDS encoding PLP-dependent cysteine synthase family protein, translating to MIDPISKGIDDFGNSLLQALNNVQGIFGKELSVAKPIKDNVLQLIGNTPLIRLNRIGSEYSGVQFYLKAEFLNPTGSAKDRTAIAMVLDAEKRGKLKKGMPIILSGAGSSSVSFTWIGKVKGYPVYCLVPLTTSPERVQLLRSYGAEVTVTNESDPLKLAELAEEKSKKMGGYLPDELENPANPNFHFKTTGPEIWRDLQGKVGAVISAPGSGGAITGIGRYLKSQDRRVKVIIAGKQNSPFMEYGKTDNPKERERIRLPAVYDPKLIDHYFHVTKDEALHLQADLYEKEGIFAGLTTGTVITGALRFSETLSESEKNERNPFNIVILSPDRD from the coding sequence ATGATAGATCCAATTTCCAAAGGGATTGATGACTTTGGCAACAGTTTGTTGCAAGCGCTTAACAATGTACAAGGTATCTTTGGAAAAGAACTTTCCGTTGCCAAACCGATTAAAGACAATGTCTTACAATTGATTGGCAACACTCCTCTGATCCGATTGAATCGAATTGGTTCCGAGTATTCGGGAGTTCAGTTTTATTTAAAAGCCGAGTTTTTAAATCCCACTGGCTCTGCTAAGGATCGAACTGCCATTGCAATGGTGTTAGATGCCGAAAAACGCGGAAAATTAAAAAAAGGAATGCCCATTATCCTTTCCGGTGCTGGTTCTTCGTCTGTTAGTTTCACATGGATAGGAAAGGTAAAAGGTTACCCTGTTTATTGCCTTGTTCCACTCACAACCTCTCCCGAACGAGTCCAACTCCTCAGGAGTTACGGTGCAGAAGTGACAGTAACAAATGAATCTGATCCTTTGAAGTTAGCAGAACTCGCAGAAGAAAAGTCAAAAAAAATGGGTGGTTATTTGCCTGATGAGTTGGAAAACCCAGCCAATCCCAATTTTCATTTTAAGACAACAGGTCCAGAAATTTGGCGTGATTTACAAGGGAAGGTAGGTGCTGTGATCTCTGCACCTGGTTCTGGTGGTGCCATTACGGGAATCGGTCGTTACCTGAAGTCACAAGACAGAAGGGTTAAAGTTATCATCGCTGGAAAACAAAACTCTCCTTTTATGGAATATGGAAAAACAGACAATCCAAAAGAACGTGAAAGGATCCGTCTTCCTGCAGTGTATGATCCAAAACTCATTGATCATTATTTCCATGTGACAAAAGACGAAGCCTTACACCTGCAAGCTGACTTATATGAAAAAGAAGGAATTTTTGCTGGTCTTACGACTGGTACTGTGATTACAGGTGCCCTTCGTTTTTCTGAAACACTTTCAGAATCAGAAAAAAATGAAAGAAACCCATTTAATATTGTGATTTTATCCCCTGATCGGGATTAA
- a CDS encoding ATP-binding cassette domain-containing protein: MDSTNIPVIQIQNASLITKEGHSIWKSIGMEIKAGTIHGIIGESGSGKSTLALALFSILPDDCKISYDLFSVLGCDVFSNEFPEKKNVFLVPQNPNLAFHPYRTIGSQVLDFLKLSKLTHVTEEMVLSYFDQLSIPRGHWKRVAKNLSGGEKQRILLTLAFLRYPKILVLDEPTTGLDAFSEKIVLETVQNFAKSGMTVVFITHELRIIESLASQVTIMKEGEVMETLLINNHQLEPNSEYGKQLKEASVLFQ, encoded by the coding sequence TTGGACTCGACTAATATTCCTGTCATCCAAATTCAAAATGCCTCGTTAATCACTAAAGAAGGCCATTCCATTTGGAAATCCATTGGAATGGAAATCAAAGCCGGAACCATCCATGGAATTATCGGCGAATCTGGATCTGGAAAATCGACTCTTGCACTAGCTTTATTTTCCATTTTACCAGACGACTGCAAAATCAGTTATGATTTATTTTCTGTGTTAGGTTGTGACGTTTTTTCAAATGAATTTCCTGAGAAAAAAAATGTTTTCCTCGTCCCTCAGAATCCCAATTTAGCCTTCCATCCCTATCGAACCATTGGGAGCCAAGTTTTAGATTTTCTGAAACTTTCTAAGTTAACCCATGTCACGGAAGAAATGGTTCTATCCTATTTTGATCAATTATCCATCCCACGTGGGCATTGGAAACGGGTTGCCAAAAACCTTTCAGGTGGTGAAAAACAAAGGATCTTACTTACGTTAGCATTCCTTCGATATCCAAAAATTCTTGTTTTAGATGAGCCAACAACGGGGCTTGATGCGTTTTCTGAAAAAATTGTATTGGAAACAGTCCAAAACTTTGCAAAATCAGGGATGACAGTTGTTTTTATTACACATGAACTTCGGATCATCGAAAGTCTAGCATCCCAAGTTACGATAATGAAAGAAGGGGAAGTAATGGAAACGCTTCTCATAAACAACCACCAATTGGAGCCAAATTCGGAATATGGGAAACAACTCAAGGAAGCATCTGTTTTATTTCAATAG
- the leuC gene encoding 3-isopropylmalate dehydratase large subunit has translation MKTMFEKIWNDHLVHEEDGTCLIYIDRHLVHEVTSPQAFESLKLTNRKVRRPDATFATMDHNVSTRTRDWKSVDPISVLQMQTLMDNCKENGITLFDINHPDNGIVHVVAPELGLTHPGMTIVCGDSHTATHGAFGALAFGIGTSEVEHVLATQTLVQKKPKTLEIRVDGKLSPLVSAKDIVLAIIGKIGTDGATGYVIEFTGEAIRSLSMEGRMTICNMAIEAGARAGLISPDETTINYIKGRDFAPKGEQFELAVAKWKAYATDPGAKFDKTVILNANEIAPMVSWGTSPGQVIPVTATVPSPNDFTDPVQRKSAESALAYMDLKPGQKLSDVKVNKVFIGSCTNSRIEDLRVVANTVKGKKVSKDVEAIIVPGSGRVKRQAESEGLDQIFLEAGFQWRNPGCSMCLAMNDDVLSPGDRCASTSNRNFEGRQGKGGRTHLVGPAMAAAVAVEGHFVDIREWK, from the coding sequence ATGAAAACCATGTTTGAGAAGATTTGGAATGACCATTTGGTTCACGAGGAAGATGGGACCTGCCTAATCTATATTGATAGACACCTTGTCCACGAGGTAACAAGCCCACAGGCCTTCGAAAGTTTAAAATTGACCAACCGAAAGGTGAGACGTCCCGATGCAACATTTGCAACGATGGACCACAACGTATCCACAAGGACTAGAGATTGGAAATCAGTGGATCCCATTTCTGTTTTGCAAATGCAAACATTGATGGATAATTGTAAAGAAAACGGCATTACTTTATTTGATATCAACCATCCTGATAATGGAATTGTTCACGTAGTAGCACCCGAACTTGGTCTTACCCATCCTGGTATGACAATTGTTTGTGGGGATTCTCATACAGCAACACACGGAGCTTTTGGAGCTCTTGCTTTTGGGATTGGTACATCAGAAGTGGAACATGTGTTAGCAACACAAACCCTTGTCCAAAAGAAACCAAAAACATTAGAAATCAGAGTGGATGGAAAACTTTCTCCACTTGTATCGGCAAAAGACATCGTTCTTGCCATCATTGGAAAAATTGGAACAGACGGTGCGACTGGGTATGTGATTGAATTTACAGGAGAGGCCATTCGTTCCCTCAGTATGGAAGGCCGTATGACCATTTGTAATATGGCAATTGAAGCTGGTGCAAGAGCAGGTCTCATCTCACCAGATGAAACGACCATCAACTACATCAAAGGAAGAGACTTTGCTCCAAAAGGAGAACAGTTTGAGCTTGCAGTTGCTAAGTGGAAAGCGTATGCCACAGACCCTGGTGCTAAATTTGATAAAACCGTTATCCTCAATGCAAATGAAATTGCACCTATGGTGTCTTGGGGAACATCCCCTGGCCAAGTGATTCCAGTCACGGCAACAGTACCAAGTCCTAATGATTTTACTGACCCAGTCCAACGTAAATCCGCAGAATCAGCGCTTGCGTATATGGATTTAAAACCAGGGCAAAAACTTTCCGATGTGAAAGTAAATAAAGTATTCATTGGTTCTTGCACCAATTCAAGAATTGAAGACCTTCGTGTTGTCGCAAACACGGTGAAAGGTAAAAAAGTGAGTAAAGACGTGGAAGCCATCATTGTTCCAGGCTCTGGCCGAGTGAAACGCCAAGCAGAAAGTGAAGGTCTCGATCAAATTTTCCTCGAAGCTGGTTTCCAATGGCGTAACCCAGGTTGTTCGATGTGCCTTGCTATGAATGATGATGTGTTGTCACCAGGAGATCGTTGTGCTTCCACTTCCAACAGGAACTTTGAAGGAAGACAAGGAAAAGGCGGAAGGACACATTTAGTGGGACCCGCAATGGCAGCAGCAGTTGCTGTAGAAGGTCATTTTGTAGACATTCGGGAGTGGAAATAA
- a CDS encoding FKBP-type peptidyl-prolyl cis-trans isomerase, translating into MKQLFLTLSLLLFVTGLSADELLIQDTKQGLGREAIRGTTVVVHYTGKLTNGKVFDSSVDRGEPFSFQLGQGQVIQGWERGIVGMKEGGKRKLTIPPKFGYGDRAVGPIPANSTLVFDVELIKVK; encoded by the coding sequence ATGAAACAGTTATTTTTAACTCTCAGTTTATTACTATTCGTGACAGGACTTTCTGCAGACGAACTTCTCATTCAAGACACCAAACAAGGGTTAGGGAGAGAGGCGATCCGTGGAACGACAGTTGTGGTTCACTATACTGGAAAACTTACCAATGGAAAGGTATTTGATTCATCTGTCGACAGAGGGGAACCATTTAGTTTTCAGTTGGGACAAGGCCAAGTGATCCAAGGTTGGGAACGAGGAATTGTCGGTATGAAGGAAGGTGGAAAACGGAAACTAACCATTCCACCAAAGTTTGGATACGGTGACAGAGCTGTGGGTCCCATCCCTGCCAACTCTACACTTGTGTTTGATGTTGAGTTAATCAAAGTTAAATAA
- a CDS encoding patatin-like phospholipase family protein, translated as MKDLEGKIHLVSSLPLFRSLSKKEKTWVAESVHIVERERDEILFTAGDSDRSLFLILSGGIKLFLPKKGEGKREEEVQYLKKGEYFGIQALLTGEKHNHTAVTVTESRFLVLSQSEFQKLIQKIPYLSITFSKMLTKSLRGELLGGKEYFRNSVVCLVHSDPIAKDRFSDELVTSIERESGKKAVILHFGQNGNPPAPHAKSYKFKDADRIKETLGKHYASHSFIFLEVFPDTETDLKQLLIDEADHIENFVSKDVGSNLCDSITKDAKENQILYHETNIRDILDHGKWDIFIRRKARELSGVEMGVALGGGAALGLAQVGIMKVMEEEGIIPDMIAGTSIGAIIGAFWASGLGYKGILPLLGEIDSLFKMFKLVDLSFPGQGLLHGKHVRTLLEKYLGDLYFDDLPIKLRLISCDISTRQEIVLSEGKVLDAVMASISIPGVFVPQPQENGKTYVDGGIVNPLPVSALTQEGIQKIIAINSMPSSKDEMKTNKLLNLNVLDIIVNSLYSLQYRIGKYSAQEADVYLNPILPNSNWFEFWRSKEFIELGETVTKSSLEEIKQLFSEKN; from the coding sequence ATGAAAGATCTTGAAGGCAAAATCCACCTCGTTTCAAGTTTACCCCTATTCCGCAGTCTTTCGAAAAAAGAAAAAACTTGGGTGGCTGAGTCAGTTCACATTGTCGAAAGAGAACGAGACGAAATCCTTTTCACTGCAGGTGATAGTGATCGGAGTTTATTTTTAATTCTTTCTGGTGGGATTAAATTGTTTCTCCCCAAAAAAGGAGAAGGCAAACGAGAAGAAGAAGTTCAATACCTAAAAAAAGGGGAATATTTTGGAATCCAAGCTCTATTAACCGGCGAGAAACACAACCATACGGCTGTTACCGTCACTGAATCAAGATTTTTGGTTTTATCCCAATCAGAATTCCAAAAATTAATTCAAAAAATCCCATACCTTTCCATCACCTTTTCTAAAATGCTGACAAAATCCTTACGTGGGGAACTGTTAGGCGGAAAAGAATACTTTCGCAATTCGGTGGTTTGCCTTGTCCATTCCGATCCAATTGCAAAAGACAGGTTTTCCGATGAACTGGTAACGAGTATCGAAAGGGAATCAGGTAAAAAAGCAGTCATCCTACATTTTGGCCAAAATGGAAATCCACCTGCTCCTCATGCGAAATCATACAAATTCAAAGATGCAGATCGCATCAAAGAAACCTTAGGCAAACATTACGCTAGCCATTCCTTTATTTTTTTAGAAGTGTTTCCTGATACAGAAACTGATCTCAAACAACTGTTAATCGATGAAGCTGACCATATTGAAAACTTTGTTTCCAAAGATGTAGGATCAAATCTTTGTGATTCGATCACAAAAGATGCAAAGGAAAATCAAATCCTCTACCACGAAACAAATATCAGAGATATCCTAGACCACGGCAAATGGGATATTTTTATTCGTAGGAAAGCAAGAGAACTTTCAGGGGTAGAGATGGGAGTTGCTCTTGGTGGAGGAGCTGCCCTTGGCCTTGCACAAGTTGGGATCATGAAGGTGATGGAAGAAGAAGGTATTATTCCAGACATGATCGCAGGAACCAGTATTGGCGCTATCATCGGTGCATTTTGGGCCAGTGGCCTGGGTTACAAAGGAATCCTTCCCTTACTCGGTGAAATTGATAGTCTCTTTAAAATGTTCAAACTCGTAGACTTATCCTTTCCAGGCCAAGGTTTACTCCATGGAAAACATGTTCGAACACTTCTCGAAAAATACTTAGGTGATTTGTACTTTGATGATTTGCCGATCAAATTAAGGCTCATTAGTTGTGATATCTCAACACGACAAGAAATTGTTCTATCGGAAGGGAAGGTATTGGATGCTGTCATGGCAAGTATCTCGATCCCTGGAGTATTTGTACCCCAACCCCAAGAAAATGGAAAAACCTATGTAGATGGGGGGATTGTGAACCCACTCCCCGTTTCTGCACTGACCCAAGAAGGGATCCAAAAAATCATCGCAATCAATTCTATGCCGAGTTCCAAAGATGAAATGAAAACAAATAAACTCCTCAACTTAAATGTACTCGATATCATTGTAAATAGTTTGTATTCTTTGCAATATCGTATTGGTAAATATAGCGCTCAGGAAGCAGATGTGTATTTAAATCCGATCCTCCCCAATTCAAATTGGTTTGAATTTTGGAGGAGTAAGGAGTTTATTGAACTGGGTGAAACAGTGACAAAAAGTTCACTTGAAGAAATCAAACAACTGTTTAGCGAAAAAAATTAA
- the leuD gene encoding 3-isopropylmalate dehydratase small subunit gives MKAFTKLKGITALLDKANVDTDQIIPKQFLRKIERSGFGQHLFHDWRFLDDAGQKPNPDFVLNAPRYQGATILVTRDNFGCGSSREHAPWALEDYGFRAILSPSYADIFYNNCFKNGMLPIVLPEGQIEEIFQTIDKKPGANLEIDLENQVVITEEGKKYPFEVDAFRKHCLLNGLDDIGLTLQKADFIQKFEEKNQKDVPWLYRKSV, from the coding sequence ATGAAAGCATTTACGAAATTAAAAGGCATCACAGCCTTACTTGACAAAGCAAACGTAGACACAGACCAAATCATCCCCAAACAATTCCTTCGTAAAATCGAAAGATCAGGGTTTGGACAACATTTATTCCATGATTGGAGATTTCTGGATGATGCAGGCCAAAAGCCAAATCCAGACTTCGTTCTCAACGCACCTAGATACCAAGGTGCCACAATCCTTGTCACTCGTGACAATTTTGGATGTGGCTCTTCTCGTGAACACGCACCTTGGGCATTAGAAGACTACGGATTTCGTGCCATCCTTTCCCCTTCTTACGCGGATATTTTTTACAATAACTGCTTTAAGAACGGAATGTTACCAATCGTTTTACCAGAAGGACAAATCGAAGAAATATTCCAAACGATCGACAAAAAACCTGGTGCCAATTTGGAAATCGATTTAGAAAACCAAGTTGTGATCACAGAGGAAGGGAAAAAATACCCTTTCGAAGTAGATGCCTTCCGTAAACATTGCCTACTCAATGGTTTGGACGATATAGGTCTTACCCTCCAAAAAGCAGATTTTATTCAAAAATTTGAAGAAAAGAACCAAAAAGATGTTCCCTGGTTGTACAGAAAGAGTGTATAA
- the recN gene encoding DNA repair protein RecN, with the protein MITHLKIKDFALFESLELSLSEGLSVFTGESGAGKSLIFDALASLFGGRCSTANIRQGKDRYSLQAVLSLTGQNQTKDYLMEQGFRYTGDEIVITKELMKDGKARVKIGESLASTTHLRELGKTMAEIHCQNEQLFLLEKSNQLEFLDRFGNLESLKFKFKSALQQYRHWKQKLSDFEETRKTMLKRKEILEYEVEEIETIAPKDGEEESLSSEESLLANGEKLAENYRLVLEELSEKENSILKVFPSLIHAIQKVTILIPEKRDMLEEWEEVYDRLKSLKSVIREEEEELFFSPERLDMVQARLQDLKKLKKKYNGSIGEINQLLEEKKSELERWKEQAGDEDFLRIKKDQCLAELKELGFQLSKLRRNAISQFEEEVQREMVDLGLEGGKLQVVLRWEENPEGEVEEGSKSYFLSETGLDQIEFYFSANPGEKPRPLRKVASGGELSRVMLALRSVLGKQAPSPQMLVLDEVDTGLGGEAAEAMATKLKKLARNSQILLITHTQQVAAAGDHQIKIEKRQEGGRTVSEASVLDFEERKRELARMIGGKQVTSAVLKAATDLLMKKAG; encoded by the coding sequence ATGATCACACATTTGAAAATTAAGGATTTTGCCCTTTTTGAATCTCTTGAACTTTCCCTTTCGGAGGGTTTGTCTGTCTTCACTGGAGAATCTGGTGCTGGAAAATCTTTAATTTTCGATGCATTGGCTTCGCTATTTGGTGGTAGGTGTTCCACGGCCAATATTCGGCAAGGGAAGGATCGTTATTCCTTACAAGCCGTTTTGTCCCTCACTGGCCAAAACCAAACGAAAGATTATTTAATGGAACAAGGGTTTCGTTATACGGGTGATGAAATTGTCATCACTAAAGAACTGATGAAAGATGGAAAGGCAAGAGTTAAAATTGGCGAGAGTCTTGCGTCCACCACTCATTTACGAGAACTCGGGAAAACAATGGCAGAGATCCATTGCCAAAACGAACAACTATTTCTTTTAGAAAAATCCAACCAATTGGAATTTCTCGATCGGTTTGGAAATTTGGAGTCTTTGAAATTTAAGTTCAAATCTGCCTTACAACAATACCGCCACTGGAAACAAAAACTTTCTGACTTTGAAGAAACTCGGAAAACGATGTTAAAACGAAAGGAAATTTTAGAATATGAAGTGGAAGAAATTGAGACAATTGCTCCGAAAGACGGAGAAGAAGAAAGCCTAAGTTCTGAAGAAAGTTTACTCGCCAATGGAGAAAAATTAGCAGAGAACTACCGTTTGGTGTTGGAAGAACTTTCGGAAAAAGAAAATTCCATCCTCAAAGTATTCCCAAGTCTCATCCATGCCATTCAAAAAGTAACCATCCTCATTCCTGAAAAAAGAGACATGTTAGAGGAATGGGAAGAGGTGTATGATAGACTTAAATCATTGAAGTCTGTCATTCGTGAAGAAGAGGAAGAATTATTTTTCAGTCCCGAAAGGTTGGATATGGTACAAGCACGTCTCCAAGACCTTAAAAAATTGAAGAAAAAATACAATGGAAGCATTGGAGAAATCAACCAACTCTTAGAGGAAAAAAAATCGGAACTAGAACGTTGGAAGGAACAAGCAGGTGATGAAGATTTTTTACGAATCAAAAAAGACCAATGTTTGGCGGAACTCAAAGAATTAGGTTTCCAACTTTCAAAATTAAGAAGGAATGCCATTTCACAATTCGAAGAAGAAGTCCAAAGGGAAATGGTTGATTTAGGTCTGGAAGGAGGGAAACTCCAAGTGGTCCTTCGATGGGAGGAAAATCCAGAAGGTGAGGTAGAGGAAGGATCTAAGTCCTATTTTCTTTCAGAAACAGGGCTCGACCAAATCGAGTTCTATTTTAGCGCCAACCCAGGGGAGAAACCTCGACCTCTCCGCAAAGTAGCCTCTGGAGGAGAACTTTCTCGGGTGATGCTTGCCCTGCGCAGTGTCCTTGGCAAACAAGCACCTTCGCCCCAAATGTTGGTTCTGGACGAAGTGGATACGGGTCTTGGCGGTGAAGCAGCAGAGGCCATGGCCACAAAGCTTAAAAAACTAGCACGAAATTCACAAATCTTACTCATCACCCACACCCAACAAGTGGCAGCGGCGGGAGACCACCAAATAAAGATCGAAAAACGGCAAGAAGGTGGTCGAACTGTCTCGGAAGCATCGGTTTTGGATTTTGAGGAGAGAAAACGGGAACTCGCTCGGATGATTGGGGGAAAACAGGTGACCTCTGCAGTCCTCAAAGCGGCAACAGACCTTTTGATGAAAAAAGCTGGTTAG